CTGATCCACATAATGACAAGGAACTAGCCAATTACGATATTTTGAAGAAGTGGCTACCAGTAGACATCTATATTGGTGGTGCAGAGCACGCTGTGCGGCATCTACTGTATGCTAGATTTTGGAATATGGTGCTTTATGATCTGGGGATCGTTCCTAATGAAGAGCCATTCCAGCGCTTATATAACCAAGGCTTGATTTTAAAGAATCATGAAAAGATGTCCAAGTCTAAGGGTAACGTGGTTAACCCAGAAGATGTGGTTGAAGAATACGGTGCTGATAGCTTGCGGATGTATGAAATGTTCATGGGGCCGCTAGATGCGTCAATTGATTGGGACGATAATGGCCCTGTTTCGACTAAGAAGTTTTTAGATCGGGTCTGGCGATTATTTGTTAATGATCTTGATCTTAAGGCAATTCCGCAAGAAAATATTGTTGCGGAAAATGATGGTAGTCTAGATAAGGTTTATAACGAAACCGTTAAGAAAGTTACTGAAGACTTTGAAGATTATCATTTCAATACCGCTATTTCACAATTAATGGTTTTCGTTAATGCTGCACAAAAGGCCAAAACGATCCCAGTTGAATATGCAGAAGGCTTTATTAAATTGCTGGCGCCAGTTGCTCCACACATGATGGAAGAAATTTGGCAGGTGTTTGGTCATGATGAATCGATTACTTATGCCAAATGGCCGACTTATGATGCAACTAAATTAGTCGAAGCCACGGTTGAAATTATGGTTCAAGTTAATGGCAAACTGCGTGGTAGTTTCAAGATTGATAAAGATACTGCTAAAGATCAGGTCCAAGAACAAGCTTTAGAGTTGCCACATGTGCAAAAGTTCTTGACTGGCAAAGAAATCAAAAAAGTAATTGTGGTACCAAACAAGATTGTTAATATTGTAGCTAAATAAAATTTAATTTTTCCTAAAAAGAATAGTTATTTTGTTGTTAATCTGCCTGTTTGTTTCAAAATAGGATAGTTAGAACATTAGATTTAGGGAAAATTAATGAAAGAAAATAATTTGAAAGAACAAAGCACGCAAGATACCTTTATCAAAGGTAGTGCATGGATGACTTTTGGCTCAATTACCTCTCGTATTTTAGGTGCTTTATATATTATTCCTTGGTTTATGTGGATGGCACCTTATGGTAATATCGCTAATGCGTTAACTGCTAGAAGTTATAATATTTATAGTATCTTTATTTTGATTTCAACTGCTGGGATTCCAGGTGCTGTTGCTAAGCAGGTAGCCAAATATAACGCGCTAAATGAATATGAGGTTGGACAAAAGTTATTCCGCAAAGGATTGCTGTTAATGGCGTTCTTAGGAATAGTTTCAGCGGCGGTAATGTATTTTGCTTCGCCACTACTAGCATCAAATGGGTCAAGTAGCGATCCACGCCAAATTGCAGTGATGCGGAGTTTATCGTATGCGATTTTAATTATTCCAATTTTGAGTTTTATGCGTGGGTATTTCCAGGGATATACTGACATGATGCCGTCCGCAATGTCACAATTTGTGGAGCAGCTTGCGCGGGTTGTGTGGATACTGCTAACTGCCTATGTCATTATGCAAGTGCAACATGGTTCTTATGTTGATGCAGTTGTCCAGTCGAACTTTGCTGCTGCAATTGGGGCGGCCTTTGGGATTGGTATCTTAGCGTGGTTTTTGTTTTCTCGACGCAAGCAGATGAACGAATTAGTGGCTAATTCTGCTAATAAGGTACAAGTTTCTACTAAGGACTTATTTGTGGAAATCATTGGTCAAGCAGTGCCTTTCGTTATAACAGATGCTGGAATTCAATTATTCTATTTGATTGATCAGTATACTTTTCATCCGATGATTGCTAGTATCATGAAGGTATCTACAAATACGATTGAAACTTGGTACGCCTTATTTGCACTTAATGCTAACAAGCTAATTATGATTATTGTCTCGCTAGCTAGCGCAATGGCGGTTACGGCAATTCCACTATTATCTGCAGCACACACGAAGCATGATCAGCATGGCATTTCCAAACAGATTGGTAGTATTATTGATTTATTTTTGTTTGTGATGATACCAGCAGCGTTTGGTATGGCAGCAATTTCCAAGCCAATTTATACTATCTTTTATGGCTTTGATCAGCTGGGTTCCAACATCTTGTATCTTTCAGCTTTTACGGCAATCACTTTAGGTTTATTTACTGTTTTGACAGCAATTTTGCAAGGTTTATCTGAAAATGGTCTGGCAATTAAATATCTGATTCTTGGGTTGATAATTAAGTTTGTTGTGCAATATCCAATGGTATACTTATTTAAGGCCTTTGGGCCGCTAGTTGCGACTAATGTTGGGATGTTAGCAATTATTTGGTTGGCTTTGAAGCATTTAAGGGTTAATTATCATTTCAATGCTAGTCGAACTAGTCGCCGTTTTATCGGGATTACTGCATTTTCAGTATTAATGTTTTTGCTAGTATTAGCAGTGGAAAAAGGTTTGGAACTGTTCCTAAGTCCTGCTAATCGCTTGCATGCTTTGATTATTGTTGTTATTGCAGTACTAGTTGGTGCAATATTCTACGTAGTTATGACGATTAAGTCAGAATTAGCACAAAAGATTTTAGGTAATAAATTTACGGCAATTTTAGCTAAATTGCATATTAAAGCATAAAAAAGACGCCATCATTCAATTGCGAATGATAGCGTCTTTTTGAGTTTTGTCAAAAGCTGATTTACTTTTGGCTGCCCCTGCCAAGGAACTTTATTTTATCAATTGCTGTTATAAGATGCAATTTTATGATTGATGAAATTCACCATCTGTAACATGAGTGTGGTGATTTGCCTCAGGCATTACAATAGCAGCAACGATGTAAAGGATGATACCCCAACCGGAAACAAGCATTAGCGCGCAACCGCAGATTCTAGTCCAAGCCTTATCCCAATTAAAGTATTCAGCGATTCCGCCAAAGACACCAGCAACTATTTTATTATGAGATTTAGTTAATCTTTTTCGCATATTGGCCTCCCTTTACTGAAATTTAAGGTTGATTTTACAAAAAAAGCTAATCAATTTGATTAGCTCTTAAAGATTGATGCCCCGAAAAAGATTCGAACTTTCACTTAGTTACCTAAACAGCGACCTGAACGCTGCGCGTCTGCCAATTCCGCCATCGGGGCTTAAGAATTTTTAATACAGTAATAATCATACCAAAAATTTGGTAAAATGTAAGCATAAATAGTAATTTATCTCAAAAATTTTTGGTAAAGGAGATTCTATGACTTGTAAAAGAAGAGTTAAGCAGGTAATAATTGCCTTAGTAGCCGTATTATTACTACTGCCAATTCATAAAGTCAGTGCCCAAGAGCTGCCTGCTAATTATCATAATGATTTGCAATTGGATGCTAAGGCGGCAATTGCGATCGATAGTCAATCTGGTCAACTTTTATACGGCAAAAATATTAATCAGCCGCTGCCAATTGCATCAATGACTAAGTTAGTGACAGCCTACCTGACTTTGCAGGCGATTCAACGAAAAAAAATTACTTGGCAAACTAAAATTACACCAACGCCGGCAATTGTCAAAGTAGCAGGCAATCGGGATTTTTCCAATGTACCATTAAAAGCAGGGCATTCATACACGGTTAAACAGCTTTATCGAGCAACTTTAATTGAGTCAGCTAATGGTGCCGCGATGCTACTAGCTGAAGCTGTCAGTGGCTCGCAGCAGGCATTTGTAAGACAGATGCGCGAGCAGCTGCGTAAGTGGCAAATTACGGATGCCAAAATTTATACGACTTGTGGATTACCTAATAAGAGCGTCGGCAGTGATGCATACCCTAATGCAGATCCTGATGCAGAAAATCAAATGTCCGCTAGAGATATGGCAATTGTCGGGCAGCGATTATTGCAGGATTTTCCTGATGTGGTACAGACTACTACGATTGCGAGACGTGATTTTGTTGATCAAAATCAGCGCTATCCTATGACTAATTTTAATTGGATGCTTAAAGGCTTGCCGCAATATCAACCGCAACTAAAAGTTGATGGTCTCAAGACTGGGACAACAGATGCAGCTGGTGCTTGTTTTATTGCTACAGCTAAACATGAGGGAGCACGTGTTATTACGGTGGTACTTGGAGCAGCGCACAAGAGTCCGACGGATCCGGCTCGTTTCGTTCAGACTAGCCATTTATTGCAATATCTCTATCAGAATTATCGACCATTGATCTTTAAACCAAACGAAGTAATCACGGGTTTAACCAAGATGAAGGTTAAGAATGGTAAGCAAAAGCAGGTTAATCTAGGAATGAAGAGTGCCTCAGCGATTTGGCTACCAGTAAATGGTCCAAAATTGCAGGTAGAATTAGTCAATTCGAGTGTTGAGGCGCCAATAAAGCGCGGACAAATAATCAATGCTTATCAGTTTAAAGTTGGCAAGCAGAAGTTGTTGTCTGTACAGAATCCTACTGGTTTACGTATGCCAGCTAGCTCATTGCAAGCAACTGACAAAGTTAATATATTTGTTCGTTTCTGGCGTTGGCTTTTTGGAGAATAATATGAGTGAAATTAAAGCAGATATTTTGACCAAAGTGATTAAAAAACGACATAGCGCAACACACAAAGGAGATTATGGTCGCGTATTGCTAATCGGTGGCAACGAAAATTATGGTGGTGCAATTATTATGGCTACAGAGGGTGCGCTCAATACTGGTGCGGGCTTAGTGGCCGTAGCGACGCATTCGCTTAATCTAACCGCACTTCATGCTCGCGACCCTGAAGCAATGTATCTTGATTGGCGTGATCATAATTTAGCTAGCTTGATTGGCAAAGTCGATGTTGTAGTCTGTGGTCCAGGATTAGGAACTGGTAAATTTGCTAAACAAATTTTACAACTAATAGGAGAATATACTACTAGCAAACAGACATTAGTTTTAGACGCAAATGCGCTTGATATACTTGCTCAAGAGCGGCAATTGTTGCCAAAGCATGCCGGGACAATTGTGCTGACGCCGCATCAAATGGAATGGCAACGTTTAAGTGGAATAAAGATACCCTATCAAACTGACAGTGCTAATTTAGCAGCGTTTAATGAGCTGATTGATCAGCAAAAAGCGATTTTAGTATTAAAATCAAATCAGACGCATGTTTATGATAATCAGGGCAGAGTTTTTGTCAATCTAACCGGCAATCCTGGTATGGCGACTGGTGGAATGGGTGATACCCTTGCAGGAATTATTGGTGGGTTTACCGCGCAATTTGGCGGCGAGCTTGACAGTGTTTTAGCTGCTGTATATCTGCATTCTCTAGCAGGGGATGTGTTAGCCCAAAATAATTATGTGGTTAAGCCAACTAGTCTGAGTGAATTGTTGCCGCAGTTAATGCAGCAGTATGCTAGTAAATAAGTGATATAAAGCGGAAAAGAGGAAGAGCGTATGAAAAATAGGTTGCTGAAATGGGGTACTTTTTTAGCAATAGCAGTAATTGGAGTAATTAGTTTAGCTCGAGTTTCAATGCCACCAAATAAAAGTGATGTTAAACAAGTAGCGCCTAAAAAAGCCTTAGTCAAAAAATCGCAGCCAACTTATCGTTCATATCGCGATCCTGCTACTTTACGCAAACCCTATGATTGGCGCAGATCAAGTGAGGTTAGAGCATATCCTAAAATTAAGCGAATAGAAAATGATTTAACGATTCGGGTTTCACTTAAAGGAAATCGAGTTTATATTTTACGTAATAATGAACGAATTTATACGATGCTCGCTAGTGGTGGATTGTTTAAGAAGGGTAAATCATTGACGCCACTTGGCACTTTTAAGATTCAAGGTGGGCGAGGAGACGCTTTTTATAATCCGAACTTGAATGAAGGTGCTAATAATTGGACCAGTTGGGATGAACAGAATGTCTATCTGTTTCACTCCGTGCCAACCAAGAATAATGGCAAATATAATTTGACGCAAGCACGAAAATTGGGTAAAGAGCCAGCCTCTCATGGTTGTATTCGTTTAAGTGTAGCCGACTCGTTATGGCTTAAAGATAATATTCCCACTGGAACAAAGGTAATTATTAAAAATGAATAGACAAAAACCAATAGATATTAGAGCTGTTGGTTTTTTTATTGTCAGATTGATCTTGCCTAACAGAAAGTGAACATTATCTTGCATAGATACAGATCAGGAATTAGAAGATTGGATTAATAAAAGCAAAAAGTATTGATTAGGAACGGCTGACATTGTATATCACTTTTGTTAATGGAAAGGATGCTAAACGCTGTTTTTTGGCTATTACATGGTAGCAATTTTTTTAAAGTGAGGTGGATTCACTACAGATTATGGTAAAGAATTTAATTTTAAAAAGGTTAAAGCGAACATAAGGATTTGCTAGTGAATAACAAAAGACTCTAAATTGGTATATTGCTAATTATTTTTTTGAAAGCGCTTGATTAAATAAAGATATAGATATAATATAATATTATAAAGCTGAAGGGAAGAGATAATATGAATGTTAAAAACTTATTGGTTTAAGTGCTTCAGCAATTGCATTAGCAACTGTAATAGCTCCTATGGATACTAACGTAAATGCTGAAACAATAAGCGATACATCAGTTGAAAGCTCTGTTTCGAAAAATGATATTACGTCTGTAGCTAATCATAATAATCAATCGCTAAGACAAATTGCTAAAGATAATAATCTTAATTTGCAAGTAGTTGAACGACTTAATGACAATCTTGATCCTGATATCCAACTTCAAAGTGGTACACCAATTTATTTACCTCAAAATGTTAAAAATCCTGATGATTTTTCCGAGGGAACAATTAATGATAATACTATTTTGGACTTTGATAATGACTCTATGTTACGTAGCTATGGACATACACCTCAAGGGAATCCATATGCTAATGTTCCAGCAAGTATTAAGAAAAAATACTATGATAATTTAAGTAGTGCAAATAGGTCAGCAAAAGTTTGGATAGCTTATAATGAATCTACCTATCGTTATAGTGCTTCTAATGGTCAGTATTATGGCAGATTTCAGTTAACCAAAGCATATCTTAATTATGATTATAGTAAAGCTAATCAGGAAAAATGTGCAGATAAATATGTTAAAAATCGTTATGGTACGTGGTCAAAAGCTAAAAAATTTTGGCAATCAAATAAATGGTACTAATGTAGGTGAGCAAAATGAGAAGAAGATTTAAAGTTATTTTAGCCTTAGTGCTATTAATCTCTGTTTTTCCAGTTACAAAGTTAAGTAATACTAATACAATATCAGCTCAAGCAGAAACAACTAGGCATCTATCCGATAAAGCATGGACTAAGAAATTAGCTAATGCTGGATACGTTTTTGAACTTCCTGATGCTACTAAAGGAGCGCTGTACAAGAATACAGCAGCTAAGGGCGGTAAATCATACAGTAAAAAGGTGCTAAAGAAGCTTGTTAAGAATCATACACTATTTAAGGTTAAAAAACTGTCAACTGTTAAAAATGGTATTTCTGTTGATCTAGTCTCTAAGGATGGTAAGTATAAAGGCTACACTAACTATATTAATGGGATTTATAATAAAAATTTGCTAAATAAGAAATTACAGCCATTAATTAATTTAGAGCTCAAAGCAATTGATGAAAAAGATAAAAAGGTTGCTAAAGCTGATGTTGCAAAGGTAAGTAAGCTAGCAAAACAATTAACTGGTAAGAATAAAAAGGTTGCCAATACTTCAATTAACCAATTAAAACAATTCCTTAAAAACAAAGATTTATCAGAAACTCCAGTACTTCTAATTGGGAAGTATCCTGGTAATATTTTAGAATAAAAAACAAAATATCGTTAGGTCAGAAACCTAGCGATATTTTTTAATTAAGGTCTTTAGACCTAGTTGAGCACGCGTAGCGTGCGAAACATAAAACCACCCGCTATGCGGGTGGGAGTCACTGGGTTACCACAAAAAACTCCTCTTTTGTTTTAGAATATGATTGTCGAAGTCAAAATCTAAAAAGGAAGAGGAGAACAATGGCACAAAAACTAAATAGTTTAGCTCATACCAAAAGGTTATGTAAATACCATATTGTGTTTACACCAAAGTATAGAAGAAAAATAATTTATAATCAATATCGGCGGGATTTGGAAGAATATATCAAGCTGCTTTGTAAGTATAAAGGTGTGGAAATAATCGAAGGCCATATGATGCCAGATCATGTTCATCTGTTAGTGAGCATACCGCCAAAATTAAGTGTTGCATCATTTATGGGATATTTAAAAGGTAAAAGTGCATTGATGATGTTTGATCGCCACGCAAATTTAAAATATAAATTTGGTAATCGCCATTTTTGGGCAGAAGGATATTATGTAAGCACAGTCGGATTAAATGAAGCCACAATCCAGAAGTATATTAGGGATCAAGAAAAACATGATATCGTCAAGGATAAGTTGACAGAAGTAGAGTATCGCGACCCTTTTAAGGGTGGCAAGTAATACAAAGGCCGCTTAAAGCGGCAGCGAAGTAATAAAAGTATTTTGGCTTTGACGAAAGAAAAAGCCAGCGCCTTGAGACGCTGACTGATCATAAGGGCTTATGGCCCTGAGCAAACCACCCGTTTTACGGGTGGTTATGATTGATAAATAAAAAGTGGTTATGATTGATAAATAAAAAGTGGTTATGATTGATAAATAAAAAGTGGTTATGATTGATAAATAAAAAACAGCATTATTACTAGGAATAATGCTGTTAATGACTAAAATAGTGAAGTTTACCATGGCAGAACGTAATGTTTGAATAGCTCTGTCACAATTAAGCATAACATGTTTAATGTTTTTAGGCCTAAGATTAAGGTCAGCGATTTCATAAAAGTGACATTTGTAAGAATGGACAAGTAAGCGGATAACTACTAGACTAAAAATGGAAAACTACAAAATGCTATAAGGAGGACCAATATGAAGAACAAGAAGGCTCTGCTAGGACTAGCGGCAACATTATTGCTAACGACTTCAGCAGTATCATTAATGACCAACACTAATCAAGCTCACGCAGTAGAAGATACAACCAAAGATGTGGCTAATGAACAGGGGACTTTAGAGCTTAACCACAATGCTCGAGTATATAACAAAAAAGGTAAGAAGTTAAAAAAATTTCAAGGTAAGAGTTCATTACTAAAGAAGAACAAATCAGTTGAATATGCCAAGGAAGTTAAGCCCATTACTGATCCAAGTGCTAAACGATATTCCTTCCATGATGATGAATGGAATTGGTTCTACCTGCCATATAAGACAATCAAGGGTAAAGAATATTATAGCTTAGGTCATGGTGGTTATATTAAGGCAGTAAATGTTGATAAAGTTAATGGAAACTTTCTTTATATCAATGAAGTTAATGCTACAACAGAAACATTTGGTGGTTTTTTAAAAATCAAATTATATGATAGTCATGGTAAGCAGATTAACAAATATTTAAAGTCTGGTAAAAAAATTATTCTTGATAGAAAAGCTAATATTGATGATTTTGATGAAATGATAGATTATAGTAATGGATCAGAATATTTTTATCGAATTAAAGAGAAGGATGAGTTTATTAGCTTTAAAAATGTTAAACTTAAATTAAGACAACCCCTACACCTATTTAGCAATTACGCACATGTGCTTTTTAAAAACGATTCATATGTGTATACCGAAAAAGGTGTCAGATTTGATTCAAATTTAAATAAACCAAGATTTAAGAAAAATTCTGAAGTTATAGCTACACAAGTAAAAGACATTCGGATTAAAGAAGAAAACAAAGTGGAACAGTGCTATCAACTTGAACAGAGTTATACAAGTGGTGAAGGTATCGGATTTGTAAAGGTATCGGATACCAGATTAATTGGTGGACGTGATATATTATCAAGTAACCAATAATATGTTTTTTCTCAAAAAGTAAAGGGACTAGTTTCTTTACTTTTTTAATTAATTTCAATTTTTTTGTTGCATAATTTTGTAGTGGAGATCATTAATGTAGGGATACTGATGGGTAAAAGAAGAAATTCAAAGCTTAAAAAAATATGCAGAAGATTTTAAAGTGCTTAGTAATGAGCAATTGCTCAAGTATAGCAAGTAAGTTATAATAGCAAATATAACCTACTTGCTATATTTGAGGGAAAGCAATGTATGATGTAGAAATTTATGAAGATAAGTGTGGTCATAGTGAAATAAAAGATTGGCTAGATTTGTTGAATAATAGTTCACAAACAGAAGATAAACGGGTACTTAAAAAAGTAAGGTATCAATTAAAGTTGTTGCAAGCCCTAGGTCCCAATATTAGGCCACCGCAATCTAAAATTCTTAAAGGCTATAAATATCCTATTATGGAATTGCGTCCTTTACCGGATAGAATTTTTTATGCTAGTTATGACGAAAATAAATTTATTTTATTGAATCACTATACTAAGAAGCAGAATAAAACTGATAAAAAACAAATTCAGCGAGCAATTAATCTTTTAGAAGACTGGTTAGAAAGGCAGTGATTAGATGAAACTTAATGATATCGAGGGTAGCTTTTCGTCTATTTCAGAAGATGAAAAAGTAAGTATTGACACTATGGCAAAGCTTTATGCGGAGAGAATTAGACGTAATATCCCGCAAGTAGTATTTGCAAAAAGAATTGGTATGAAGCAGCCACAGTTAGCAAAGTTAGAAATGTTAGACTCAGTGCCAACATTAGCAACATTGAATAGATATGCCCAAGGGTTAGGCTTAAAACTTGAAATTGATCTAGTTTCTGCTTAATAAATCGGATGTTTTTTGTTAGTAGTTAACTAGAAATAAAACCATAAAATGCTATAAGGAGAATCAATATGAAAAACAAGAAGGCTCTGCTAGGACTAGCGGCAACATTGCTGCTAACTACTCCAGCAGTATCATTAATGACCAACACTAATCAAGCTCACGCAGTGGAAAGTACAACTCAAGATCCAGTTAATGAACAGGGGACTTTAGAGCTTAATCATAATGCTCGGGTGTACAACAAAAAAGGCAAGAAACTAAAAAAATTCCAAGGTAAAAGTTCATTACTAAAGAAGAACAAGTCGGTTGAATATGCCAAGGAAGTTAAGCCCGTTGCTGATCCAAGTACTAAACGATACTCCTTCCATGATGATGAATGGAATTGGTTCTACTTGCCATATAAGACAATTAAGGGTAAAGAATACTACAGCCTAGGACATGGTGGCTATATTAAGGCAGTAAATGTTAATAGTATCAACGATAATTATCTTTATACCAATGAAATTAAAGCTACTACCATAGCAAATGCTCCAACTACAAAAGTAGCACCATTATATGATACTAATAATAATAAGATCAAAAAGACTTTAAAAATAGGTAAAAAGATAATATTAGATAAGCAATCTGAATCAACAGACTTTACTGAGATGGGTGACGGCTATGACGGGCTGACTACTTATTATCGGATTAAGGGGACAAATAATTTTATAGAAAAAAGTTTTTTAAAGCTTGGATCAAAAGCTTTATTACCAACTTTTTCTAACTTTATGCATGTAGCTGCAAAAAGGGATACACATGACTATACAGCTCAGGGAGAATTGTTTACACCTGATGATGTCGAATATAATCAACATATAAAGAAAGGGACGGATTTAGTAGTTACAGCAGCAACATATGTATGGATTAAAAGTGAATCAAAAACTGAGTTACTATACAAACTTGCTCCTACAAGTGACTTAAGTGCAATATATAATCAACCTAAAGGATATATTAAAGCTAAAGATTTTAAATATGTTGCTGGAAAGAAGTTACAGCCTTTAAATACTTTTAGCGAAATTAATCAATGATCGTAATAAAAGTGATTGACCATCCATATTATCATTAATTTTTACAACGCTTTACACTCTATGAAGAATATATTTTGTAAAAAATAAGCAAAAGTCATATTAAACACTTATTTTATAGTATAATTTAAGTATAAAAAGGATGATTCACATGCAAAGTTCAACTAAAAAGAAAAGAATTCAGGTACAACTCGATCAGACTATAGCTGATAATGCAACTATGGTTTTTGAAGAGTTAGGAATAAATCCAACTACGGCAATTACATTGTTTTACTCTAGAGTTGCTGCTGAAGGCAAGTTACCTTTTGATGTTGCTTTAACAGAACGCGAGAAGGCGAACCTTGCCTTAACTGATGCCTTTAAAGGATTACCAAATGAAGAAATAGCTACAGATCAGGAATTAAAAGATTGGATTAATGAAAGTGAAGAATACTAATCTACAAGTGTCTGATATCGTAACTGCTTATATCACTTTTGTTAATGGTAAGGGTGGTAAACGCAGACCTGCCTTGATAGTTGCAGACACTAACGACAAATTTGCAATGGTTAGTATAACTTCAAAGTACGAAAATAAGTCTGATCAAATTAAAAAGCAGTATTATCCTTTGGAAGATTGGGTAAAAGAAGGCTTGACGAAAAAGTCTTATATCGACATTTTATCTTTGAAATGGGTAAAAAGAGATTTACAATCTAGGTTCAAGAAGATAGGTATAATTACGATTAATGATGAACAAAAACTAAGTGAATTTGTTATTAAGTATCGTAAAGAATTTAAGGGTAGAATAGACAAGTAAGCGGATAGCTACTAGACTAAAAATAGAAAACTACAAAATGCTATAAGGAGGATCGATATGAAGAACAAGAAGACTCTGTTAGGAATAGCGGCAACATTGTTGCTAACTATTCCAGCAGTATCATTAATGACCAACAATAATCAAGCTCATGCAGTGGAAGATACGACTCAAGATCCAGCTAATGAACAGGGGACTTTAGAGCTTAATCATAATGCTCGGGTATATAACAAAAAAGGTAAGAAGTTAAAAAAATTTCAAGGTAAGAGTTCATTACTGAAGAAGGACAAATCGGTTGAATACGCAAAGAAGTAAAACCAATTGCTGATCCAAGTACTAAGCGATATTCTTTTTATGATGATAATGGGAATAGTTTTTATTTACCATACAAAACTATTAAGGGAAAAGAATATTATAGTATTGGTCATGGTGGATATATTAAATCTATAAATGTTGCAGAGATCAATGACCATTACCTTATAGCTAATTATGCTACAGTTATTGTTAAAAAGAATAGTAAAAATAAAATCTATGCTTATGATTTTGCAAATGGAGCACCAAAAAAGCTTTTAAAAAAGGGAGAGAAAGTTTTGGTTGATCGTGAATCAAGTACATTTGATCTGATGGGAGATGACAATGGTAATTTGACTTATTCTACAGCAAATTATCGAATAAAGGGTACAGATGGCTTTTTTATTGACGATGTTGACCTGGATAAT
This DNA window, taken from Lactobacillus sp. ESL0684, encodes the following:
- a CDS encoding type II toxin-antitoxin system RelE/ParE family toxin, with protein sequence MYDVEIYEDKCGHSEIKDWLDLLNNSSQTEDKRVLKKVRYQLKLLQALGPNIRPPQSKILKGYKYPIMELRPLPDRIFYASYDENKFILLNHYTKKQNKTDKKQIQRAINLLEDWLERQ
- a CDS encoding L,D-transpeptidase — encoded protein: MKNRLLKWGTFLAIAVIGVISLARVSMPPNKSDVKQVAPKKALVKKSQPTYRSYRDPATLRKPYDWRRSSEVRAYPKIKRIENDLTIRVSLKGNRVYILRNNERIYTMLASGGLFKKGKSLTPLGTFKIQGGRGDAFYNPNLNEGANNWTSWDEQNVYLFHSVPTKNNGKYNLTQARKLGKEPASHGCIRLSVADSLWLKDNIPTGTKVIIKNE
- a CDS encoding NAD(P)H-hydrate dehydratase, which encodes MSEIKADILTKVIKKRHSATHKGDYGRVLLIGGNENYGGAIIMATEGALNTGAGLVAVATHSLNLTALHARDPEAMYLDWRDHNLASLIGKVDVVVCGPGLGTGKFAKQILQLIGEYTTSKQTLVLDANALDILAQERQLLPKHAGTIVLTPHQMEWQRLSGIKIPYQTDSANLAAFNELIDQQKAILVLKSNQTHVYDNQGRVFVNLTGNPGMATGGMGDTLAGIIGGFTAQFGGELDSVLAAVYLHSLAGDVLAQNNYVVKPTSLSELLPQLMQQYASK
- a CDS encoding PspC domain-containing protein, giving the protein MRKRLTKSHNKIVAGVFGGIAEYFNWDKAWTRICGCALMLVSGWGIILYIVAAIVMPEANHHTHVTDGEFHQS
- the tnpA gene encoding IS200/IS605 family transposase, whose amino-acid sequence is MAQKLNSLAHTKRLCKYHIVFTPKYRRKIIYNQYRRDLEEYIKLLCKYKGVEIIEGHMMPDHVHLLVSIPPKLSVASFMGYLKGKSALMMFDRHANLKYKFGNRHFWAEGYYVSTVGLNEATIQKYIRDQEKHDIVKDKLTEVEYRDPFKGGK
- a CDS encoding helix-turn-helix transcriptional regulator, with product MKLNDIEGSFSSISEDEKVSIDTMAKLYAERIRRNIPQVVFAKRIGMKQPQLAKLEMLDSVPTLATLNRYAQGLGLKLEIDLVSA
- a CDS encoding SLAP domain-containing protein; the protein is MKNKKALLGLAATLLLTTSAVSLMTNTNQAHAVEDTTKDVANEQGTLELNHNARVYNKKGKKLKKFQGKSSLLKKNKSVEYAKEVKPITDPSAKRYSFHDDEWNWFYLPYKTIKGKEYYSLGHGGYIKAVNVDKVNGNFLYINEVNATTETFGGFLKIKLYDSHGKQINKYLKSGKKIILDRKANIDDFDEMIDYSNGSEYFYRIKEKDEFISFKNVKLKLRQPLHLFSNYAHVLFKNDSYVYTEKGVRFDSNLNKPRFKKNSEVIATQVKDIRIKEENKVEQCYQLEQSYTSGEGIGFVKVSDTRLIGGRDILSSNQ
- a CDS encoding polysaccharide biosynthesis protein, with translation MKENNLKEQSTQDTFIKGSAWMTFGSITSRILGALYIIPWFMWMAPYGNIANALTARSYNIYSIFILISTAGIPGAVAKQVAKYNALNEYEVGQKLFRKGLLLMAFLGIVSAAVMYFASPLLASNGSSSDPRQIAVMRSLSYAILIIPILSFMRGYFQGYTDMMPSAMSQFVEQLARVVWILLTAYVIMQVQHGSYVDAVVQSNFAAAIGAAFGIGILAWFLFSRRKQMNELVANSANKVQVSTKDLFVEIIGQAVPFVITDAGIQLFYLIDQYTFHPMIASIMKVSTNTIETWYALFALNANKLIMIIVSLASAMAVTAIPLLSAAHTKHDQHGISKQIGSIIDLFLFVMIPAAFGMAAISKPIYTIFYGFDQLGSNILYLSAFTAITLGLFTVLTAILQGLSENGLAIKYLILGLIIKFVVQYPMVYLFKAFGPLVATNVGMLAIIWLALKHLRVNYHFNASRTSRRFIGITAFSVLMFLLVLAVEKGLELFLSPANRLHALIIVVIAVLVGAIFYVVMTIKSELAQKILGNKFTAILAKLHIKA
- a CDS encoding D-alanyl-D-alanine carboxypeptidase family protein, coding for MTCKRRVKQVIIALVAVLLLLPIHKVSAQELPANYHNDLQLDAKAAIAIDSQSGQLLYGKNINQPLPIASMTKLVTAYLTLQAIQRKKITWQTKITPTPAIVKVAGNRDFSNVPLKAGHSYTVKQLYRATLIESANGAAMLLAEAVSGSQQAFVRQMREQLRKWQITDAKIYTTCGLPNKSVGSDAYPNADPDAENQMSARDMAIVGQRLLQDFPDVVQTTTIARRDFVDQNQRYPMTNFNWMLKGLPQYQPQLKVDGLKTGTTDAAGACFIATAKHEGARVITVVLGAAHKSPTDPARFVQTSHLLQYLYQNYRPLIFKPNEVITGLTKMKVKNGKQKQVNLGMKSASAIWLPVNGPKLQVELVNSSVEAPIKRGQIINAYQFKVGKQKLLSVQNPTGLRMPASSLQATDKVNIFVRFWRWLFGE